The nucleotide sequence TATATTTGCATAATTCCTTGTTGTTCTTATGCGCGCATTTTCTTCAACGCTTTTTAGATAAGTGACGTATAACTCTTTAATTTTTTTGATATTTTCCTTGCTTATTTTATTTAGGGGAATTGGAAATGATTCAACCTCGTACGATTTTAGATTTAAGTTATCGGAATAAATCTGATAAAACCAAAAAAATAAATTACTACTTAAAATTGCCCCCACAATGTCAGCTATCTCACTATCAAAACATATTTTTCTTTCCGCGGAAGAACCCGTAGAGTAGTTCGTAACGACTTTGAAATATCGCCCTCCAGCAAAACGATAATATATTGGTTTACCGCTGTCGTTTAAAAGATCTTTAATTTTTATTTTTAATTTGAGCAATTTTTTCAACATATCGATTTCGATAGGTAAGCCAATTTTAGGATACCTTCCTCTAAGCTTATAATCTTTTACGTCTATAAATTGAAGGTTCTTCAATAAGTTAGCTAAATCAAATCTTTTTCCTTTCCTATACATTTTTGTTGTCATAATCTGCTCATTTCTTGCAAGCGTCTTAATAAAAAAAAGAATAGCTGTATTTACAACAGAATTTTCAAATATAGGCTGTGGTCTAACAGCGTAAGATGAAATTTTGATAATCCTGCAGTTTTCTTCCAAAAGTTCGTGTATATTTGCCATCGAATCGCTAGAAGTTATAGATATCGGTAATATGAAATTGAGACTGCCATTCTTTATTAGAATATTAAAGCCCATTTCAGTAAATATGACAAAGGTATCTGTAGAACCCCTTTGTCCTTCATAAGTTTTTGTGCTTTTATAGCGCATTTTAAAGAACTCTTTTTCCTGATTCGAATATTTAGCTCCATACGGCGGGTTTCCAATAACTATATCAAAACCACCTTTTTCAAAGACTTCTGCAAAGTAGAGTTTCCAGAGGAAAAACGGTCGTGTTTTATTCTTGCTGGTAAATTCTCGAAGTTGTTTTTCTATATTTTCTAAATCAAAGCCGGTTTTTTTAGAAAGTTTTTGTTTTTCTTTCGATATTTGTTCTTCGCGTGTTTTCTTGTTAGGAAGTATCTCATATTTCCTTTCAATGTCTTCTATTTGTCTAAAATAACCTGCTTTCTGTTTTTTTATTTTTGATTCAAAGATTTTTATCATCAAATCTTCCACTTCTTGTTTTAATTTATTTTTTTTATGTCTGTCGGATTCATTTTGAAAATCAAATTTCTTTTGCTCAAATTCTTTAATAATAGAGTCTGCCTTTTCTTCAAATCCCAACCCTGTCTGCTCTTTTTCTTCTCCGTTTTCTTTATCAAAATCTATCCCAAGAAATTCAGAAATCAGACTATTGCCCTGCATAATTTTAAAATCAAGGTTTGGCAATGCTTCAATCCCATAGTTTTCTTTTGTTTCATCAATTTTTTCATCTACAAGAAGAGAAATGAAGAAGCGTAGTTTAGTTATTTCTACAGCGATTTGCTGAATATCCACGCCGTAAATACATTTTTGTATTAAGTATAGTTTACGTCCATAGTCAGCATTTTTGTCTTTGAAGAATTCTTCAATCTGCTGTTTTGCAATTTTGCTGACCTGTAGGTCTGGTATTTTATTTGCGGCTGCGAGTTGTGCCTGTTTCCATAATTCGTTGTCAGGGTCAATTTTACCAAGGATAAATACCATCTTGTTAAGTGCGCCCATTGGAAAAGCACCTGAACCCACAGCCGGGTCAACAATTCTAACGCTTTCAATTAGTTCCGCAAGTTCTTTAGATTCAGATTTATTAAAAGGGTTTTCCTCTTTTTCTTTTGAAAACAAGGTGTCAAGTTTCCCGTCAATATTGTCTATTTCTGAAAGGTGTGTCTTGAAATACGCTTTAAGCGATTCTACAACCATATAATCAACAATTTCTCTTGGAGTATAATAACTGCCGGTAGCTTTGCGAGCGGTAGTGGATGTCTCAGGATTAAAACTTGCCAGAAGATTTTCAAAAACCCTGCCCAGAAGTTCTGGGTCAAGAGCAATATCTGCATCGTCTGGAGAGTTTTCGTCAATAGTAAAGTTAAATGAAGATAAAATATTCAAAAGTCCCTGTACCTTATAGTTCTTGTTTTTAGTACCATAATCAGAGTTTAAGTCAATATTTTGCTCATCGCTGAAGAATAGAAAATTCGGGACACTCGGTTGATATTCTTGTTTTCTTTCAGTAAAACCATCTATGTAAATATCATTTGTACCATCATCGAGACAGTCAAACAGCCCACCGTTAAGAAACGGAATATTTCCAAAATATTCTTCCATTTTTTCAGAGTTTGTAAAAAGGTCATGGTAACGATATACGTATTGATTGCTGAAATCGGGATTATATCCTTTATACCCACGTATTTCGCTTCTGAACTGTCGTTCGCCTTTTTTGGTATTTAAGGTAGCGAAAAACAGGTTTTGCAAGATTGCCCGATAGTAAGTTGAATCGTCAGAATCAATGTTTTTAAGAATTCCATTGATATTTTCTTTTTCAAACAGTTCTTTTGGCATCAAACCTTTTTCCCGCATAAACCAGATAAAAATCATTCTTGTTATTAGCCGGATAATAGCAACATTCCTACCATTATCTTCTACCTCGGCATCCTTGGGGAATCTGGAATTCTTAACCGCCCAGAAATACCAGTAAGCTATATCTTGGTAAAATTCCTTAGTAACCTTTTCTACAGAAAAAATTTCCTTAATTTTTTCCAGAGAAGAAAAATTACCTTCAGAAATTCTTTGAAGAAATGTTTTATTTGTAAGATCTTTACTTACAAAATAGGTAAAGCGGCGGAAAGCGCTCCAATCACGACGTTTACCCAGATAGTTTGCGTAGATTAAACTGAAACGAAAGTTGCCATTTTTATCATAAAAAATAAAAATACCTGCATCGGTCTGGGTCTCTTTAAGGATTTTCTTACCCAGTTCATACTGTACTTTTTTCCCTGCTCTTTCTGTTAGAGGTTTTTTAACAGGCAACGAACATACTATTAGGTTTCCATCTTCAAAATCAATTTCTTCCAATTTGGTGCCCTGTCCGAAGTTATCATCCTCGTGACGCAGAGACTCATTGGGATGGCGGAATTTATCATTCGCCTCACGAAAAAACCTTATGAATTTTTCTTCATTAAAATTGTTAATAATATCCTGGAGAATTTGTCTTTTCATAATTTTTGATTTTCAATAGCAACAATAATTTCTTTAGTTAAATTCTTTTGTTGGAATTTCTCTCTTTCAAGATAATCAGCACCAAGTTTATCTTTCAAAGCATAGATTTCTTTGAGAGATTGGTTAAGTTGTTTTTCTGTGCTGCTTTCAAAGTTGGCTATCCTTCGCAATGTATAATCCGGCAATGTGCCATAATCGGTAATATCTTCAAGCAGTACTTTTAAGAAATTTTTTACCAGTTGTATTTCTTCTGTATGGTTTCTATATATAAGTGTCTTAAGGTTGTTCTTGGCTTGTTCTTCCAAACTTCGTTCAGTTGGCGGTCCTACTCTGTGATCCCTGAAGTTTTTTATACTTTCATAAGCACTCCAAAACTTTGCTCCGAGTTCTAACGGTTCTTCGTCAGGTTTACACAGAATTTTATTGTAGGATTCTTCAAAAGTTGCCTGAAAAAAGGTATCTTTCTCTTCCTGCTTGTATATGGTTCCATGAATATACAGTCTGCCTTTTTTAAGAAAGACCAATAGTTCATCTGTATCAGCTTTTTTTGCCACTTTTATACGTGGAGGGAAAGTTTCCAAAGCAGCAATTAGACCTGGATTTTCTTTTTTTATTCTTATAAACTCTTTTAAAGCCTTTGTATAAAAACTTTCTTCTTCCAGTTTGTCGGGATTTTGTTGCATTTTGTTATATAATTTGGCAGGAGACGGTTCTTCGTCAATAGCAAATATTTTAGAATCTTCACCGAGAGTATTATGAATCAAAAACATTTTATTGCTGGCAATCTCCCTTGCTTGTACCAATTCTGCCCCCTGTTCAGTAGGAAAGAAGTTGACGATAAAAAGTTTGTCAAACACTTTTTTACTTATTCGGTTGATACGTCCCAACCGTTGAATAATGCGAACAGGATTCCATGGAATATCATAATTGATGACAATACCAGAACGGTTTAGGTTAAAACCTTCTGAAATTTTATCTGAAGATAACAAGATATCAAAATCATCTTTCTGTTCAGAGAAGGAAGCGTCAAAATTTGTGTTTATTGCAGATAGGTTTTTTGCTGTCAGGTCACCAGCAATAACCAGCAACCTATCGCCAAAGACTTTTTTAATATGTGGTTCAAGATATTTCACTGTATCAAGATATTCGGAAAAGATAACAATTTTTCTGTTGGGCTCTTTTTTTAGTTGAGATTCAAGGTTTTTAATCAAACAAGATGTCTTGGGATCATTTCTGACCAGATTAAATTTATTCAGAGAATCAAGAATTTCATTGAAAAGCTTCAGGTCAGATTTTATGTCTTCTATAAATTCATCTCTATACTTAAAGTCAGCCAGTTTATAAACTTTATGGTTTTTAGGATACTCGCCTGCGTTGATTTTTTTCGTATATTCGTCCAGATGTTCTTCAATCTCTTCTGGTTCTTTGTCGTATATTCGTTCAAGCAAACTTCTATCCAGTATATATTTGCCTGTTCGCTCAATGAATGTTAAGACTGATTCAGCAATACGTTTGAAGTTTTTAAGACTTTGTTCAAAGGAGCCGAACGAACTTTCAAATCTTTTTACCAGCAACCGGCGCATAAAATCGTATAGATTACGTTGGGAATAAAATTCAAAATTTTCTTTATCAGACAGTTTTTCTCCCACAATTTTTTCTTTTGCCGTTTCGTATTCAAAAGGCCTGTAAATCGCTCCCTTAAACATTCCGCCGTTATCAGGGTCGCCAAAGTATAATTTGATTACATTGTCATAAAGAACAGATTGTTCCTTTGTCAGTTCAAAGAACCATTCTTTAGGGTCGGCAACCTTAGACAGATTTTTTACTTCTTTGTTATAATCTGGGTTTTCTTCCAAATCTAAACGATTGCGTCGAATAGTTACGGGTTCTATAACATCTCGTATCTGTTTTGCCAGATATTTTGAACGTCTTGCTACTTTTTCCAAACCAGAGACAACATCAAATTTTTCTCCAAAAAATGTTTTGTAATCACTATGTGCTTTACTACGTTTTTGCTGGTTTGTTGCATTCCAGTGTTTCTTGATATAACCGAGTCGGTCAAAAGAACCTTTGAAAGACTTGAAGCGATCAACAAGACTGTTTTCCATGGTTATTGATGATTTCTTTGGAGTGATAAATAGTTTGAGAAGTGATAAAATGTCACCTGGGCGGTTGTTGAACGGAGTAGCAGTAAGAAGCATTACTAATTTGTTACGACAGATATTTTTTAAATATTCATAACTCTCCGTATCTTGGTTTCTGAACCGATGTGCTTCGTCAACTATAACAACCTCTACATCTTTGGTTTTCTTTACAAATTCCTGAAGTTTTTCCAAATCACCGAGAGACCATACCTCCCAGTCATATAAACCAAATTGCTCTTTATACATATTCCAGCCGGAATCTTTTTTTCTGGGGTCTCCCATAATACCGGGCGGGCAGATTATTACTCCTCTTTTCCGCAATTCTTTGGCAACGGAACAAGCAATAATAGTTTTACCCAGCCCTACAACGTCAGCAAGAATAACACCATTGTTGTTTTCTATTATTGCTAATGCTTGGCGAATAGCATCCAATTGATATTGATAAGGTATATAGCCGTTGTCTTCGAGAGTTTTGATAAGAGATTGCCCAATTTCTCTTTTTTCAAAAGAATCAAGGTATATTTTCAGAATAAGAACAAACGCTTCAAATGGAGTGATTTTTTTGACTAGGGTTTCTTTTTCAACAAGTTCTATCAATCTTTTCTTAAGATCTGTATTTTCGGTAATTTTGACCGCTTCGTTCCATAAGGTATCATAGTATTCTTCAGCACTTTCAAAACCGTAATCGCTGATTTCAACGTTAAACTCTTCTTGAGTAGTAAGCCCTAAACCTGTAAGGTTACTGCTACCGGTGATGAAGAGATTTTGGCGTCCTACCTGCTCATCCTGCAATTTGAATATGTATAGTTTCGCATGGTTAGGATGGAAGGTCTTTCTTATAATGAGCCGATTACTTTTTATAAGGTCCATAAAAAACTTGACTTGTATGTAAAATTCTTTGGTGTCAAACTTTTCAGTGTTAATGGATTTTTTTATGGATTCAAAAAACCTTTGGCTTATTTCTTCATTAGATAAACGACCGCTGTGATCATCTAAATCAGCATACTCAACCAATTGAAAATTTAATTTATCAACATTGAGACCAACCAGGACTTTAAGTATTACTTTGGGGTTTTGCTTGAGTTCAGAGCAAAGTTCCCTTATACCAGAGAAATAAAAAAAACCGACCAAAAATTTTAATTCATCACTTTTGCTTATCAGTTTAACCAGTCGTTTTTTTAGGTTTTCTGCACCACTATTGGTTATGAAATTTTTCATATAGATTTATTGTGCAATTCTTGCGTTAAAAATAAAAGCAGAGTTGCAAGCATCTCATAGTTGGGTGTCCATACCTGCTTGAATGTGTACAGCATTGTATCTATTTTACACAATATTTAGAAATGTGTCTATTAAAAGCATATTCATTATACTTTTAGAGAAAGAGAGTCAATACAAATATATCGCAAGTATTGTCTGTTAAGTGTTTATGTGCTAAGGGAAGAAATGTTTGAAATGATTTTATCGGCGAATTTAAGTGCAGTAGTTCCTTGTGCTTCTATAGCTACAGACCAACTTTTATAATAATCTGCTTTTACTCGCAAATCTTTGAGACGATCTAAATTTATTCCGACCTCTCTTTTCTTTATATCACTACTTAAACAAAATTCATTACTAACAAATAAATGGCTATTTATTGAGGGAATAATTTCGCCTTCTTTATCTTTTCCTCTCAAGGGTAGAAAGCAAAAGTGTAAAGGAGAAGGATTTTTTAGTACTTGAATAGGGAATACGGAAGCGTTTTATTTTTCTTAGTTTCTTTATAAACTATTAGTATCTTTTAGTAATAAATAGTAATATAATAGATATCATTCCAGCCCGTTAAACAATGGAGGGAAAATGAAATATATACAGCAACTTGAACCTGAACCACCTCAACCTGAAGAAAAAGATTGGGGATTTATTAAAATTCTAAGTGAACCTCTACATCAACCTTTCAAATGGAAAAGACTCAAAGCAAAGGAGAGAGAAGCCTCTCTTAAATACGGAGTCAAAATCATCAACAAGTTCCCTGATAAAGAAGGATTGCTAGAAACTGCATTTGAAGATTTTAAGAGGTTTTTTGAATGCGGAGAAATATCTGTAGAAGGTACCTTTCCCATTGTTATAAAAAAAGTTAAAACATCTACATTTGAAGAGTATATTATCCTTATTAAAAAAGATAAAATAGAAGTGCAGGCAGGGGATACTGAGGGGATAAGGAGAGGATTGGTATATCTTGAGGACGAACTTTTGCGTTCGGGAGGACCTTTTCTCAAGTATGGTAAAATAAAGCGCACCCCTGTTATAAAAACTCGTATATCAAGATGTTGTTACGGACCTATAAACCGCCCTCCTAAAAATAGGGATGAACTTAATGATGATATAGACTACTACCCAGATGAGTATCTCAACAGACTCGCTCATAATGGAGTAAACGGGTTATGGTTAACGATTACTTTCGCAGATACTGTTCCCTCTAAAATCATACCTGAATATGGCAAAAACTCAGAAAAACGGCTCAAAAAATTAAGGGCTACTGTTGACAAATGTAGGCGTTACGGAATAAAAATTTACCCTTTCTGTATTGAACCAATAGCTTTTGCTATAGGTGACCCTATGATAAAAAAATATCCTGAACTTCAAGGGCACAACAATAATGCTTTTTCTTATTTCTGCACTTCTACTGATAAAGGGAAAGCATATATAAAAGAATCAATATACAACTTATTTAGTAGCGTTCCTAACCTTGGAGGTCTCATAAATATTTCAGTAGGAGAACGACCTACAAACTGTTATGCAGGTACCTCGTTAAATAATAACTGTCCTTTATGTAGTAAAAGGGAGCCGGCAGAGGTTGTTTCCGAAATGCTTTCTATTATGGCAAAAAGTATGCATAAAGCCAACCCTTCAGCCCAACTGATTTCTTGGCATTACAGTCAGTACGTAGGTTGGGGCGAAAAAGCAACAGAAGAAGCTGCTGGTAAAATGCCAAAAAACATTGTTCTTCAATTTAACTTTGAGTCTGCAGGGAGAACAGAACAACTCGGTAAGGTAAGATATGCAGGGGATTACTGGCTTTCTTATGTAGGACCAAGCAATCTATTCAAAAAATGTGCTATAAATGCAGTCAAAGCAGGGACACCTATTTTTGCTAAAATACAGGTAAGTTGTTCGCATGAAGTGGCTACTGTACCTTGGATTTCAGTCCCGAGTTACCTCTACCGTAAATTTAAATCTATGCATAAATTAGGCGTTACCGGGGTAATGGAATGCTGGTTTTTTGGAGCATACCCAGGGCTTATGACAAAAGCAGCAGGAGAACTTTCGTTTGCGCCGTTCCCAAAAAATGAAGATGTTTTTTTAAAAAAACTGGCAGGTTGCTGGTGGCAAGCAGATACTGCAAAAACTGTTGAAGCGTGGGAATTGTTTAGAGACGCTTATTCCAATTACCCAGTAAACGCTATGTTCGGGTATTATGGACCAATGCACGACGGACCTGTATGGCCACTACATCTGAAACCACAAAACAAGCCTCTTGCTCCCACCTATCTAATAAATTACCCGCCAAGCGGAGACAGAATAGGGCAGTCTTTCACTTTTACTCACACCATCCCTGAAATATTGAGTTTATGCAAAAATATGTCTGAAGAGTGGAATAAAGGTGTAAAAATATTAAAAAAAGAGTTGGTTAAAAATCAAGGCAACATTGATATTGAAGAAAAGTTGAGGGTAGATGAAGCTCTCGGAATACAGTTTGAGAGCGGGTACCATATTCTTAGGTTTTATGACCTACGTGAAAAACTTTTTGAGATGGAAGGTCTAAAGCGGTTAAATATTCTCAAACAGATGAAACAGATTGTAGTTGATGAACTTGATAGAAGCAAACAACTTTTAGAACTTACAAAAAAAGACCCTCGTTTGGGTTTTCACGCAGAAGCTGAAGGTTATAAATATTTTCCTGAAAAAATTTTATGGAGGATGAAGTGGCTTGAACAAGTTCTTAAAGAAGATTTTCCTTATGTAGAAAAAGAAATTAAAAAAGGTAACTTGTTGTTCCCTGAATATACGGGTAAAAAACCTCCACCTCCTGTTTATAGATGCAAGGAAATCTCTAAAACAATCAGAGATAAAACTGAATCTATAATTGACAACCTCCTTGAAGAAAACCTGCCTTTCTGGTTCTATTTTGATAAGACAAAAAAAGAGTTTAAACCTGAAACTGGTAAATTTGTGCAGAAATATAAGACTTTCTGGAAGGCTTTTTGCATTGAAGATGCTCTAAATTTTATTGTCAAATGCCAGACACCAAATATAGCAACTCTACAAGTAAAAGGGAAGCAAGAGTTTGAGTATATTGAAACTGTTCAAATACAGATAGAGACCAGACGGCTCTTCCCTCCTTCTAATTTCGTTGTTGATTCTAAAGGAGAGAAAAATTTAAGAAATATTGCTCACGGAAATTACACCCAAAAAGATTCTTTATGGAATGTTACAGTTAAGGTAGAAAACGACTCTTGGACTGCTTTTTTTCGAATACCTTACAAGTGTTTACCTCATACAAGCGATAGGTACAGGTTAAATATCGTTAGAGGTGTATCAAAAAAAGAAGGAGAAAGAGGACTTTTTAAAAGTTATATAAACAAGTGGATAGATTACAAAACACTTCCAAAAAATTTACTTGCTTTTGGCAGAGAAGACCCTGCTTACAATTTCGGTTGGTTGATAAAAGATGAATAGAAGTAAAAAAGGAGTTTTTATGAACAATGTTTATAGAACAAGTATATTGTTGGTTTTTTTATTTATTATTTCTTCTTTTTCTTTTATATACTCAGAAAATATTGTTAAAACAGGGTTAGATGTAATAAAAGAGAACCCTCCAGATATAATTAAGGGCAAAAATATTGGTCTTATAACAAACTATACTGCAGTTGATAATGAGATGAGGAGTGCTTTAGATGTAATATCTAACTTAAAGGATGTAAATATAGTGGCTGCCTATTCTCCAGAACACGGGTTTACTGGGGGCAAAATGGGGCATATAGATAACTCAGAAGACAAAAAAAGAGGTGTTCGAATTTTCAGTCTACACGGTAATACAAAAATCCCAACAAAAGAGATGTTAAAAGGTGTTGACCTTCTGATATTTGATATTCAAGATATAGGGGTACGTTCATACACATATATTTCAACTATGAAAAACTGTATGGTGGCAGCAACCAAAAATAGAATACCCTTTGTTGTTCTTGACAGACCTAATCCGCTCGGAGGAATTGTGGTTGACGGTCCTGTTTTAGATATGTCGTTTGCTTCTTTTATAGGAGCCGGTCCCATAGCTTATGTTCATGGGATGACAATTGGAGAGATCGCTCTTTTTTTTAATACAGAACTTAAGATAAAATGTAACCTAACAGTTGTTCCTATGGTAGGGTGGGAAAGAAGAATGGATTGGCAAGATACAAAACTCAACTGGATACCTACCTCACCTCATATACCAGAAAACGATACCCCTTTATTTTACGCTACAACAGGAATTTTGGGAGAAACTCCTCTTGTAAATATAGGTGTGGGGTATACCCTGCCATTTAAAATAGTAGGTGCGCCTTGGATAGACGCTGAATTAATTACTCAAAAACTTAATGAGAAAAACCTACCGGGAGTATCTTTTCATCCTTTCTACTTTACTCCTTTTTATCATCATTATAATAAAAGTTTTTGTCAAGGGTTCAAGATAATTGTCACCAATAAAGAGGTTTTTATGCCTGTATCTACCGGTTATCATATAATCGAAACTCTTATAAAACTATATCCTGAGGATTTTAAGATAGGACAACTTTCAAACAATATTGTTAAGATGTTTAACCAAGCAAATGGAACAGACAGGGTGTTAAAAATGTTGCTGAATAAAGATTCAGCTGAGATGATAATAAAAAGTTATGAACCGAAACTTACCAGTTTTAAAGAAAAACGGAAAAAGTATCTTTTATATCAATGAGATTACCCTTGCTTCCCATTCCTTTTCCGCCTTCGGCGAGATTGCCACGCCAAAAGCCCTACTGCGCCAAGGTATACCTGCCGAAGCTTGTGTTTTAGCGTAGGTTGGCTTCGGCGGATAAAACTCGCAAGACAAACTACAAAAGCAAAATACCCCCTCATCCTTGATCCTTCTCCCCCAAGAGGAGAAGGCAAAAACTCCTTATTTCTGCAAACCTCGAAGGTTTCCTCAGCTTAAAAACGAGATTCCGGATCAAGTCCGGAATGACAAGCAGGGGGGATCTTTGTCTTTATTTTATTTTCAATCTATTCTATTTTTCTTCTAAATTTATTAGCCATTCTCCGGTAATTTTAAGTATATCCAATTTCATACTTAGGTTCTGCCGACGAACCGCAACCATATCCAGAACATTAAACCCGCATAGATACAACACCTTCTCCAAACTAAAAGTGCATGCAGCAGAACCGCCTCCTCCACCACCAGCAACACAGATACCAATAGTCGGTTTATTGGTTATTCCCTCTTTACCTTTATCGTTCATTGTTGTACGTCTAAGCCGGTCGAGAAAAGACTTTAAACTTTCACTTAGGTCGCTAAAATACACAGGTGTAGCAAAAACAACTATATCAGATTTCTTGATTTTATCAACCAATAAAGCAAAATCATCATCTATTATACATCTTCCCTCTGAACGACAAATACCCCAACCATTATCATTACATTGTCTACATCTTTCAATCTTTTGTTTTGGTAGAAACACTTCTTCTGTTTGGTCTGTTTTAGTTTTTACGCCTTTTAGTAAAGCTTGAACTGCTCTGGCTGTCTGACCTTCTGGATTACGGCTACCAAGAATTGTTAAGACCTTCATATCTCCCCCCTATTGTAGATTAAGTTTTTTGCTGTATATTACAACTATATATAACATATTTTATTACCTCTACATAAAAAGTCAAAATATTACTACACCTCTTATGTAAATTCTTGCTAAGTATGTTCCACTCTTGACAACCACACAATTGTGTGGTATGTTTAATAGTGTTGATACCAAAAATTGTTAAATTATGTCAAAGATGGGTGGCAAATAAAAGCAAAAACAAAGACCAAAAGCCCCCCTCACCTTACACCCTCTCTTCCCTCGGGGGTTCTCGGGACAAGACCCAAGGGTAGAGAAGAGTATGGGAGATTTGCTCCCACAAAAGGAGATATATGAGTTTAACAGAGAAACAACAAAAGATACTTGATTACATTAAAAAACAGATTCAAGAGAACGGCTACCCGCCCACAATACGAGAGATAGGTGAAAAATTCTCTTTATCTTCAACAGGTAGCGTTAGGGACCATTTAAAAGTTCTTAGTGACAAAAAATATATAGAACGTCTTCCTGGAATCTCACGAGGTATTCGGTTACAGGATAAACCTTTACAATCTTCTTCTACTTCTATCCCCGTTGTAGGAAGGATTACTGCTGGCAAACCAGAACTTGCCATAGAAGATATTGAGGGCACAATATGCATAGATAAAAAACTTGTTGATAAAGGTACAACTTTTGCTTTAAAGGTTAAGGGAGATAGTATGATTGACGCAGGTATACAAGAAGGTGACTATGTAATTGTTAAACCTCAAAATGTATGTGAGCAGGGTGAAATTATTATTGCTTTGATTGAAGGTGAAGCCACAGTAAAAAGGTTCAAACGTAAAGGTAACAACCTTTTTTTACAACCAGCCAACCCTTCTTATGAACCAATAAAAATTGATGAAAGGGTCAAAATTATAGGTAAAGTAGTCGGTCTTATAAGGTATTACAACTAAAAGGATAACCATAAAATGATGGAAGAAATTATGGAAGAAATAGAGATAGAGGCACACTTTAGTAGCAACAAAATTAAACCAAAATGGTTCCTATGGAACAATAGAAAATATTATATAGATAAAGTAAACTATATCTGGCACAATAAAGACGGAGAAGAGGTTATCTACTATTTTTCAGTAGTTGTTGGTGCTAATCTTTATGAACTCTCTTTTTATACAAAAAAACTCAAATGGCTCTTAAGCAAGGTTTATATTGAGGGATAAAATGGAACGGACTATTTTGCATATTGATATGGACGCTTACTTTGCTTCGGTTGAAGAGAAAAGCAACCCTTTTTTGAAAGGTAAACCTATAATAGTATCTGGTAACCCAGAAGCAAGGACTACTGTTTCCACAGCAAA is from bacterium and encodes:
- a CDS encoding DUF1343 domain-containing protein, translating into MNNVYRTSILLVFLFIISSFSFIYSENIVKTGLDVIKENPPDIIKGKNIGLITNYTAVDNEMRSALDVISNLKDVNIVAAYSPEHGFTGGKMGHIDNSEDKKRGVRIFSLHGNTKIPTKEMLKGVDLLIFDIQDIGVRSYTYISTMKNCMVAATKNRIPFVVLDRPNPLGGIVVDGPVLDMSFASFIGAGPIAYVHGMTIGEIALFFNTELKIKCNLTVVPMVGWERRMDWQDTKLNWIPTSPHIPENDTPLFYATTGILGETPLVNIGVGYTLPFKIVGAPWIDAELITQKLNEKNLPGVSFHPFYFTPFYHHYNKSFCQGFKIIVTNKEVFMPVSTGYHIIETLIKLYPEDFKIGQLSNNIVKMFNQANGTDRVLKMLLNKDSAEMIIKSYEPKLTSFKEKRKKYLLYQ
- the lexA gene encoding transcriptional repressor LexA; protein product: MSLTEKQQKILDYIKKQIQENGYPPTIREIGEKFSLSSTGSVRDHLKVLSDKKYIERLPGISRGIRLQDKPLQSSSTSIPVVGRITAGKPELAIEDIEGTICIDKKLVDKGTTFALKVKGDSMIDAGIQEGDYVIVKPQNVCEQGEIIIALIEGEATVKRFKRKGNNLFLQPANPSYEPIKIDERVKIIGKVVGLIRYYN
- a CDS encoding flavodoxin family protein; translation: MKVLTILGSRNPEGQTARAVQALLKGVKTKTDQTEEVFLPKQKIERCRQCNDNGWGICRSEGRCIIDDDFALLVDKIKKSDIVVFATPVYFSDLSESLKSFLDRLRRTTMNDKGKEGITNKPTIGICVAGGGGGGSAACTFSLEKVLYLCGFNVLDMVAVRRQNLSMKLDILKITGEWLINLEEK